AAAGAAATCGGGTAGATTTTGACAAATTAATTCAACATAAGCAAATGAGAGTTTACCATTATCACCTAAATGTCCTTTGTTTTTGCCACCAATAGAAAAATCAGGACAGGGTGGACCACCAATAAAGCCAATTACATTATTTGATTTACGAGAATCTTTGACTAATTCATTTAATCGTTGTGCTGGTGTTCCTACTATTAATTTACTTACGTCTGCGGCCTCTTCTTGATGATATCCATATTCAGGTTGGGGGAGATTGAGAATTTCCCGTGAATAGCGATATGCGGACATGAATGGAGGGAAGATTTCGTTAACGTAAGCGATGTTATAGCCTGTGGTTTCAAAACCTAAATCGAGGAAGCCTGAACCGGAAAAGAATGAGAAGATAAGGGGGGTAGACATTTGACATTATGAACGGTTTAATTTTTTGTTTAGCTTTCTTAGGAATTATATTGATTGTACAAAGAATATTTAGCGTATTTATACTAATATTGGTACAAGTAGCACAAGGGATAATTCCTAGAGGTTCAGATTTCACCATAATTCTGCTATGATCAGAGGCTGTGGGATTTGCCCCTAGTCTTGGTGCTTATTGCCCATTTGTGTATTTTAAACCATTCGTCCGCCTAAGACTGAAGCCGTGATTGGCGACAGGCCGATGTTATTCTTGGAGTTCTATGTCTTTTTCTAATCTCGGCTTGTCCCCAGAAATTGTCCGTGCTGTCACTGAGCGGGGATATGATAAACCTACACCAATCCAGACACAGGCTATTCCTGTGGTGTTGTCTGGTGGTGATATTATGGCTGGAGCGCAAACGGGTACTGGTAAAACTGCCAGTTTCACTCTGCCATTGTTACATCGTTTGTCTGCAAATAAGGGCATTTCTAGTAATTCTCATGGATTTCCGCCAATTCGCGCCTTAATTCTGACTCCTACTCGTGAACTCGCTGCACAGGTGCAAGAAAGTGTCCGTGATTATGGTAAATATTTGAATTTGAATTCAATGGTGATGTTTGGGGGAGTGAGTATTGGTCCCCAAAAACAGAAATTGAGAACCCGTGTAGATATTTTGGTTTCAACTCCAGGACGATTGTTAGATCATGTGCAACAAGGGACTGTGAATTTGTCCCGTGTGGAAGTGTTGGTACTGGATGAAGCAGACCGAATGCTGGACATGGGGTTTATTAATGATATCCGGCGTATTCTTTCACTTTTGCCTAAACAGCGGCAGAATCTGCTATTTTTTGCAACTTTCTCTGATAAAGTTAAAACTCTTGCGGTTGGGTTACTAAATAACCCGACTATGATTGAAGTCGCACGCCGAAATGTGACTGCGGCAACGGTATCACAAAAAGTTTATCATGTAGACCGCGATCGCAAACGCCAATTACTTTCTCATCTAATTCGAGAAAACAAATGGTATCAAGTATTAGTATTTAGCCGCACCAAGCATGGTGCTGACCGGTTGGTGAAGCAGTTGGGTGAAGATCGCATTCAAGCGCTCGCTATTCACGGTAATAAGAGCCAGGGAGCGCGAACTCATGCTTTAGCCAAGTTTAAAGATGGGACTTTGCAGGTATTGGTAGCAACGGATATTGCTGCGCGTGGTCTTGATATTAGCGAACTACCTCACGTTATTAATTACGATTTACCCAATGTCCCAGAGGATTATGTGCATCGCATTGGTCGGACTGGACGCGCTGGTGCGGAAGGTCAAGCGATTTCCCTTGTATGTGTTGATGAACATCATTTGTTAGCGGATATTGAGAAACTCATTGAGCAGCGTTTACCGAAAGAAGTGGTAGATGGTTTTGGAGTCAACCCAGAAATTAAAGCTGAACCAATTCCCAATGGACGCAAAGCTCCTTCTGGTGGTGGTGGAAATCAGCGGACTCGTCGTTCTGCTCCTAAATCTGCTTCTTCAAAATCACCTAGACAGCCTTCTTCACGCACAGCCGCAGGGGATAAAAAGCCTGGTTCTAGTTCTCCTACACCACGTCGTTCTGGTAAACGTAGGTAATAGCTGAGTTGATAATTGATAACTGACAATTGATAATTATCAACTTTTACCCATTCCCCGGATTATTTTTGGGGTTTGGGAACTGATATTTGGTGAAATCGGTTCTTTGTAATTTATGATACAATTAGCACAGGTATTACTATTATCTACTGATAAATATGGACTTTGTTATTTTAGATACTGAAGGCAACCCAAATTTAACTGAATTAGCTATTGTTAATAGTCAAGGTGTGGTAATTTATGAAGGTTTTTGTGATGGTAATTCTCATGGTTTTCAAAATGTTTTAAATCTCAAAAGTCTCAAAACCTTATTAACAGACTTTTTGACTATTGTTGAAGATAAAAAAATTATCTGTCACTATGCAGAACATGATATTGATATCCTCAAGCATAGTTTTCGACAAGTTGGTTTACCTTGGCATAATTTAGAATTTGATTGTACTTGGATTTTAGCTAAAGACTGTTTTCCAAATTTAGAAAGTTATTCTTTAGAGTATCTGAGTAAATACTTGAATCTGCGAGCTAATAATCAATATTTTCTGCCGAATATGGCACATACCGCTAGTTATGATGCCACATTTACTTATCATCTTTATAGAAAAATTATGTTAGAACATCTCAAAAAACAACCTAATCCATTTACTAGCAGTCGAGTTGACACTCCTTTTCAACATCATCCAGATTATGCTGATACTTATCATCGAGAATTTCAGATTTTACAAACTTCTTTAAATAACATCAAATTAGATCCTAATCATCAGAGTAAAGGTGTTGTTGTTATTGGAGAACCAGGTACTGGTAAAACTCATTTAATGATGCGACTGGCTAATGAGAGATTATCAAGTAATAGATTACTGTTTGTTCGGCAGCCTAATAATGCTCAATCTGTACTTTATCATATTTATAGTAGAATTTTAGAATCTCTAGTTGAGAAAGCCGGAAATTTACCTCAATTATACTCTTTAATTATTAACACTTTTCGGAAAATAGTTAGTCTTAATGATAGAGATGTTACACAAAAAGATATAGATATTTTAAAAGCCTTATATGATTTAGAAGATAATAGTATTAGTGCTTTAAGTAAAGAAAATACACAACGAAAACGAGAATATTGGCAATATATAGAAAAGACTATTAATGAATGGTGGATGAGTAATTATGCTCCGGGTAGTTTTGCTTTATCTATCATTAAAGGCATGGTTAAATATTGCAGTTATACAGATTATAAATATAGAAATATTAGCACTCGTTGGTTAGCCGGAAATGTTTTAACTGACGAAGAATCTGAAACCGTTGGTTTACCAAATTGGGGAGAAGAAATTAGTAAGGAAGCTTTTTCGTTAGAAGCTATTTCCGTTTTAGGTAAATTATCTATTTTGGATGAACCTTTAATTATTATTTTTGATCAATTAGAAGGTTTAGGACTTCCACACAATCAAGAAATTTTGTTAAATTTTGGGGAAGGTATCAAAGAAATTTTCACTCATGTTCCCAATAGTTTAATTATTTTGAATTTATTTCCTGATAGGTGGGAAAAATTTCAAACAATATTTGATCAATCTATTATTGGGAGAGTAGCTCAATATCAGGTTTCTTTACGTCAACCAACAGAAGCGGAAGTTAAATCTATTCTCAAAGTGAAAATACAAACTGTAGATATTACCTTAGAACAGTTATTTTTACCTGAAGATTTAGATGATATTTTAGGGAAGAAACCTATTCGGGCAGCTTTAAATCGGGCGGCTAAATACTATGATCATAGAGTTAATGGAATTTCTTTACCAGACGAAAGAAAACCAATTCGGGAATTAGATGGTAATGAAAAAATAGAACAGCAATTAAAATTTTTACAGCAACAGCAACAAACATCAATGGAAGTTTTAAGTCAACTAATTCAAGCGATACAATCACCTAATGCTGTTGATTTAAGCAACTTACAGAATAAATTAGCAACTTATTTATCTGGTGAAACTACAATTCCCGTAAATCCTCTAATTGAATATCTGAATGAACATAGAATTGAGTTAGAACAAAAATATCATAATCCATCTATTATTAGTGATGGTGATGATGTTGGTAAATTGAAAAATATTGCTGAAGCTTTAACTCATATCCAGTCATTTAAATTAAGCCAATATCGTTTAGGTAAGAAGGTATTACCAGAACATATTGTTATTGAAAAGGGAAATCAGTATCATGTAATTGCTTTTTTAGAAATTAGTGGTACTCCCTTTACGAGTCGGATTAGTAATTTCAATGAATTAGTTATTAATAATTCCCAAAGCCAATTTTATTTAATCAGAGATGAACGTCAACCAGGTATTACTGCTAAAGTTGGTAAGGAACGAATTAAACAACTAGAAAATAGTGCTAATGGGAATTTTATGTTGTTTAATAAAGAAGATAGGATTCTCTTTGATTTGATTTATGATCTGATTATTAGTATTCATAACAAAGATTTAGATATAGATTTGGAATCAGCTTTAACTTTCGTTACCACTCATCAAGAATGGTATCACTGGATTTTTACAAAGTTTGGTTTTACGCTACCCAAACAATAAAATCACTGTAGTAAATTGTTACAGTGCGTAAATTTTAATTTATGAAAATACTCATCCTCAATGCCGGTTCTAGCAGCCAAAAGAGTTGTCTGTACGACATGACCTCCCCGATTCCTAATTTAGCCCCCCAACCTCTTTGGGAAGGAAAAATAAATTGGACTGAAAACCAAAATCAGGCAGAAATTACAGTTAAAACCGCTACAGGTGCAAAACTGCAAGCAACTCTGGCTGATGATTCCCGACAGGTGCAATTTACTCATTTGTTATCTACGCTTACAAATGGCGAAACCAAGGTAATTGATGATTTAGCAGCCATAGATGTGGTAGGACATCGAGTAGTACATGGTGGTCAAGATTACCAAGAGGCTGTAATAATTACGGAAAAAATTAAACAGGCGATCGCTCACTTATGTAATCTAGCCCCAGCCCATAATCCAGCCGCTTTAGCTGGTATTGAAACCATTGAAAATAGTCTAGGGAATATCCCCCAAGTAGCAGTTTTTGATACTGGATTTCACCGCACTTTACCCGATGCCGCAGCTATCTATCCCATCCCCTATCATTTAGTTGAACAGGGTATCCGTCGTTATGGCTTTCATGGCATCAGTCACCAGTATTGTGCCAATCGAGCAGCGGAAATTCTTGGTCAAGATTTACAATCTCTGCGAATAATTACCTGTCATTTAGGTAATGGTTGTTCTTTAGCCGCCATCAAAAATGGTTGCAGTATTGACACAACAATGGGATTTACTCCTCTAGATGGTTTAATGATGGGTAGCCGCAGTGGTTCAATAGATCCAGGGATTTTGATTTACTTATTGCAACAGTATAATTACTCTAGTCACGAACTAGATAATGTGTTAAATAAAGCTTCAGGATTAAAAGGTATTTCTGGAATATCTAGTGATTTAAGGGAAGTGATAGCTGCAAAAGACCAAGGTAATCAACGCGCTCAACTAGCTTGGGATATATACGTACATAGCCTCCGGGCTGGTATCGGGGCAATGCTGGCTAGTTTAGCAGGTTTAGATGTTTTAGTCTTTACCGCTGGAGTCGGCGAAAACTCCCCAGCAATCCGTCAAGCTGCTTGTGAAGCTTGGGGATTTTTAGGACTGAAAATTGACTTGGCGAAAAATCAGCAACAACCTATTGATATTGATATTGCCACATCTGATTCCACAGTACGAATCTTAGTCATAGAAACTCAAGAAGATTGGTCAATAGCTCAACAATGTTGGAAATTGCTGCAACAATAATACAGGAGTTCAGGAGGTAGGGGCGCAGGGCCTGCGCCCGCCTGCGCCCATTCAGGAGTATGGCTAACGCCACGCTATGCCTTCGGCACACCACGTGAACGCTATCAGGAGTTCAGAAGAAAGAAATTTCTCCCCCACTCCCCCCACTCCCCCCACTCCCCCACTCCCCCCACTCCCCCACTATGTTTTTATCTCGTGAAGCTATTACCACGCCATTAGTTGCTTGCTTTTGTATTGTCAGTATTAGCTTAATGCAAATACCAAAACTGCAAAAACTATTAATTAATAAACAAGCTATTTCCGTAGAAGCTCTCCAAAAAGACCTCAAGAAAGAAAGTTTTCGCTTAAACTTACTTGAGGCTATCCCCAGTTTTAGTTATAAAAATTTCATTGCCGATTGGGTATATATTGATTTTTTGCAATTCTTCGGTGATAATGAAGCCAGAGATAAAACCGGATACAGTATCAGCCCAGAGTATTTTGAAGTTATTTTAGACCGTGATCCACGTTTTTTAGAAGCTTATTTAGGACTTTCTATAAGTAGTTCTTTATACGGTGGTATGCCAGATAGAACTATAGCTTTAATGGAAAAAGGATTAAAATCTTTATCACCACAAATTCCCCCCAGGTCATACTATATCTGGCGCTATAAAGGCACAGATGAGTTACTATTTTTAGGTAATGCTCAGGCATCAAAAAAATCTTTTCTCAAAGCCGCAGAGTGGGCAAGCACTTATACTGATGAAGAAGGTACGCAGGTAGCGTTTATTTCTCAAAAAACTGCCAAGTTTCTGAGTAAAAATCCTGATAGTAAAGCAGCACGAGTGGCTACATGGGCAATGGTTTTAAACAATAATGTAGATGAAAAAACTCGCAACCGAGCAATTCAGGAAATTGAAGCCCTGGGAGGAAAGGTCGTTACAAATGCCGACGGCACAGTTAGTATTAGACCACCAGAAAAAGATTGACAACGGACAACTGCGAAGAATCGTTACAATAGAATTTCTACTATCCTCATCTTTTAGACCTGTAGGGTAGAACAGATTATTTTTATTATGACAGGAGGATTATTTTAAGATATATTAAGATAAGTTAACATAATTATCATAATGTCCTCTTCCTTAGAGAAGCTAGGTATAAGCAGCAAACAAGTACAGGAGAATCAACATCGGTGAATAATAAAAAATGGCGAAATACGGGGCTGTACGCGCTCCTTTTTATAGTCGTTATTGCACTAGGAACGGCATTGTTTGACAAACAACCTCAAAGCCGAGAAACATGGCGCTACAGCCAATTTATCCAAGAAGTCGAAAAAGGCAGAGTTGAGAGAGTCAGTTTAAGTTCCGACCGGTCTACAGCCTTGGTGACACCTAAATATGACCCTAACAAAAAGATTGTTACCTTAGTTAATGACCCAGATTTAATCAATACTCTGACAAATAAAGGTGTTGATATTGCCGTATTACCTCAAGCAGACGAAGGATTCTGGTTTAAGGCTCTTAGCAGCTTATTCTTCCCTGTATTGCTGTTAGTTGGTTTATTTTTCCTCCTCCGTCGCGCACAAGGTGGACCAGGTAGCCAAGCTATGAACTTTGGTAAATCTAAAGCCAGAGTGCAAATGGAACCCCAAACTCAAGTTACCTTTGGTGACGTTGCGGGTATTGACCAAGCCAAATTAGAATTAAATGAAGTTGTAGACTTTTTAAAGAATGCCGATCGCTTTACCGCTATTGGTGCAAAAATTCCTAAAGGTGTACTTTTAGTCGGTCCTCCTGGTACTGGTAAAACCCTCCTCGCGCGGGCTGTAGCGGGCGAAGCAGGTGTTCCTTTCTTCTCAATTTCTGGTTCTGAATTTGTGGAAATGTTCGTTGGTGTGGGTGCTTCCCGTGTCCGCGATTTATTTGAACAAGCGAAAACCAATGCTCCTTGTATCGTCTTTATTGATGAAATTGACGCAGTAGGTCGTCAACGGGGCGCTGGTTTAGGTGGTGGTAACGACGAACGGGAACAAACCCTCAACCAGTTACTAACGGAAATGGATGGTTTTGAAGGTAACACTGGTATTATTATTATTGCTGCTACCAACCGTCCTGATGTATTAGACGCTGCTTTATTACGTCCAGGTCGTTTTGACCGTCAAGTTGTGGTTGACCGTCCCGACTACGCTGGTAGAAGTGAAATTCTCAGAGTTCATGCCCGTGGTAAAACTTTATCTAAAGATGTAGACTTGGATAAAATTGCCCGCCGGACTCCTGGTTTTACCGGTGCAGATTTATCTAACCTGTTGAATGAAGCCGCAATTTTAGCCGCCCGTCGCAATTTAACTGAAATTTCGATGGATGAAATTAATGATGCAATTGACCGTGTATTAGCTGGACCCGAAAAGAAAGACCGGGTAATGAGCGAAAAGCGCAAAACTTTGGTTGCATACCATGAAGCAGGCCACGCTTTAGTTGGGGCTTTAATGCCTGACTATGACCCTGTGCAAAAGATTAGCATTATTCCTCGTGGTCAAGCCGGTGGTTTAACTTGGTTTACTCCTAGTGAAGACCGCATGGACACTGGCTTATATAGCCGTGCTTATTTGGAAAATCAAATGGCTGTGGCTTTAGGTGGTCGTCTGGCTGAAGAAATCATTTTTGGTGAAGAGGAAGTGACTACTGGTGCTTCTAATGATTTACAGCAAGTGGCTAGAGTAGCTAAACAAATGATAACTCGGTTTGGGATGAGCGATCGCTTGGGTCCAGTAGCCCTTGGTCGTCAACAAGGAAATATGTTCCTGGGTCGAGATATTATGTCTGAGCGCGATTTCTCGGAAGAAACTGCTGCTGCTATTGACGAAGAAGTTCGGAAATTAGTTGATACTGCTTATATTCGAGCTAAAGAAGTATTAGTCAGTAACCGCAAGGTTTTAGATGAAATTGCTCAAATGCTGATAGATAAAGAAACCGTTGACGCTGAGGAATTACAACAAATCCTTGGTAATAACGATGTGAAAATGGCAGCTTTTGCGTAGTTTTTTCTTAAATATCTAAAAAGGGTAATTCTGGTTTTTCTGGAATTACTCTTTTTAGTTTCTTGTGAACGTTAAAGATGCTAAAATCCCATACGGTTTAGTTAAGCCTAATACTCTTTTTTTAAAACGAACCACAGAGGCACAGAGGACACAGAGAGAGAAAAAATAGAGAGGTTTTTTGCGTCAGTTTTGGGACATTTTTTTATGGTATATTACATTTTCCTGGTTTTGTAAGACAACATTAATCTAGAATAGATTATGACTACACTTAAATTGAAAAATCACCAAATCTGGCAAGATTTAACTGAGATATTAGAAAATTTAGATACTAATTCTCTTGTTCAAAAACATCTTGAACAATGCTGTTATACAATAAATGGTTATTGGGATGAACAGGATAAATATTATGAATCAATTACTTTACCTCACCCCATAGAAGCAAAATTAGTCAGCAGTTTTGTGGGTATTACCCAAGATAACCGTTTTCTAAAACTCAAATTTTCTCTTATGAATTTTCTGGAAAATATAGGTGAGTTAGTTCTTATCTATAATGAAAATCTAGAATTGATTGATGAAAATTGGCTTTTAGATATAGATTCTCCTATGCTTCCGCTTAATCAAAACAATTTAATAATCAGGTTTATTTCATTCTAGAAAATTGTAGGTTGGGTAGAACGAAGTGAAACCCAACAAAATATAGCTAGACTTATGAAAGTAATCTATTTTTGCACGCAGAGGCGCAGAGTCGCAGAGAGTTCATTTTATTTTATCCTATTCGCAAAACTAAGGTTTCTTCTCCTGGTGAAATTAGGGTTTTTCCGACTGGTAAAATGGCTAAAGCATTAGTTTGGGATAAGTTAATTAAGTTCCCTGAATTTAAGTTACCACTTGTTTGCTTAAATTCGTAAATACCATCATTTAATTTTAAATTACCCCAAATATAAGTTTCCATTTTTCCGTTAGATTTTAATTCGCAATGGGATTTTACTTTGATAAATTTACTTTCCCAACCTCGATTAATTCCTGAAAGTTTTTTAATTGTCGGTTTTACAAATCGCCAAAATGTCACTAAAGCCGAAACGGGATTTCCTGGTAAACCAAAATAAAGGGAGTTGGGAAATGTGGCAAATGTCAGAGGTTTTCCTGGACGCATTTGCACGGCGCGAAAATGAATTTCTGCCCCCAAAGATGCTAATATATTATCAATATAATCATAATCACCTACGGAAACTCCACCAGAAGAAAGAACTATATCCGCATGATTAATGGCGTAATTTATAGTTTCTGTTAAAGCAGTTTGATTATCTTTAACAATTCCTAACATTAACACTTCTGCACCCAATTCTCTCACCAAAGCAACTAAAGCATATTGGTTAGAATCTACTATCTGTCCAGGTTTTAGGGTTTGTTCTGGTGTTACTAATTCGTCACCACTTGAAAAAATTGCCACTCGCAGACGACGGAAAACACTGATTTCTGCCAATTGTGCAGCCGCTAAAATCGCAATTTCCGCTGCATTGAGGGGAATTCCTGCTGGTAAAAGTTCTTTTCCTGCTTGGTAAAAGTCTCCTTGGTGTCTAACAAATTCCTGCGGTTGCGGTGCAGAAAAAATAGAAACCCAGTTTTTCTCTAAATTAGTTTTTTCCTGCATAACTACAGTATCCGCACCTTTTGGGATTATTGCACCAGTGAAAATCCTTGCTGCTTGTCCTGGTTGAATAGTATTTTGAGGTTGATATCCTGCGGGAATCTCTTCGACAACTTCTAAAATTGTCGGATTTTCAGAAGTGGAATTTTGCACATCTTCATAACGCACTGCAAAACCATCCATTGCGGAATTATCCCAATGGGGAAAATCTAAAGAACTAATTACAGGAGTTGCTAAAATTCGGTGAAATGCTGTCAATAAATCAACAACTTCAAGATCATGTTCTTGATTTAAAGGTTGAACATGATTGAAAATAATCGTTTCTGCATCTTTAACGGATAACATAGTGGATGATTTAGTTAGTTACTGTTAGAAATTAAGATTAATTAACTTTTATTATTGAGGGATTTTAGGTTGGGAGGTTGGCGAATTATTATCAGGAAGCTTAGAGGTATTGGTATCTATTATCTATTATTCCAATGATTTTCTTTAGATAAAAATTGAGCCATTTATTAACTTTTGCTTGATGTTCCAGATTAAGCTCAATTTCTTCTAGCTTTTTCAAAATTTCTGTTGCGTTTTTAGGTCTATCTAGGAGGACTATAGCAAATAAACATTGGATTTGAGAACTTTGATCAGTTTATTGCCCATGATAAGAAAAAAGACAGGCAAAAAGCCTGTCAAATAACCGATGATCTAGCAAAGAATTTGTAATCATTCTCAACAGTGATTTTTCCGATTTATGAAGTATCTAAATCAAATAAATCACACCAATCATAGTTATGATTTAGAAATTCATTTCCGCAGCTTGGACTTTTTCTACTTGTTTCTTCTTGAGAACTAGCATGATTTGTGCCATCATCACTAAACAGATAAAGGCAACTAACCATGTAACTCTAGAAGAGTCTTGCAAAACAATTTCTGCATCTCTTTGACCAAAACCACCAACATTGGGGTTGTTGGTTAAAGCATCACCAATGGCAACGGCTTGTCCTTGAGTCACAATTAATTCAGGTCCAACGGGAACTGTATCGGTAACAACATCACCAGTTGCGGTTGTGATGCTAATTAGATTCTTAACGTTACCGTCTTCATCTTCTGTTTGAGCAATTTTGCTAATTGTACCGGCAGCAGAAGCGTTGAATAAGTTATTATTGCTCTTCTCACCTGTGGGGTAAACTTGTCCACGTCCGCGATTACCGCCTACATGAACAGAGTATTTGCCAAAGTGGATATTTTTGTCTGTGGCGGGGTTAGGAGAAAGAATCGGGAAGACGATTTCTTGATATTCTTCACCGGGTAATGGACCAACAATGACAACATTATCTGTGGTGTCGTTGTAAGGGGTGAATGTCATATCACCCACTTCTGCTTTCATTTCTTCAGGAATGCGATCTTCTGGGGCAATCTTGAAGCCTTCGGGCAACATTAATACAGCACCAACATTTAAACCAACCTTAGAACCATCAGCACCAACTTGTTGCACGGTGGTATCGTAAGGGATTTTGACAACGGCTTTAAATACAGTGTCAGGAAGTACAGATTGAGGAATTTCTACTTCTGTGGGTTTAGCAGCTAGGTGACAGTTAGCGCAAACAATTCGCCCTGTGGCTTCGCGGGGGGTGGCAGGAGCGGTTTGTTGCGCCCAAAAGGGATAGGCAGCGGCAGTTTGTGGGACGGCTATATCGCTAGTGAATAAAAAGGTAACAGTAGCGATCGCTATAAGCAATGTATTAACCATTGCTTTAGCAGTGCGAGTTAACCTCGCAGGTGTAAGGGCATTTCTCATCTCTATAAAGTCATTTGTCAGTGGTTATTGGTCATTTGTCATTGGTCAGTAGTCATTGGTCAAGAGTTGATAAAAAGCCCTAGATTGTTGACTGGAGACTAATGCATTAAGCCCACCAAGCGGCATCCCCGGTGCGGAAATCGGTTTCTGTCCAAGGTGTGAGTAGAATTTTGTCGTCTTCTACGTTGGCATGGGCTAGAGCTAAGGATTTTGGTGCAGGACCACGAATTACTTTACCAGTAGCGTCATATTGTGAACCATGACAAGGGCATTTAAACTTATTCTCAGCCACGTTCCAAGGGACAACACAACCTAAATGGGTACAAATAGCATTAATCCCGTAGTCAGCGATCGCTTCTTTACTTTCCACCACAATATAGGTAGGA
The DNA window shown above is from Anabaena sp. WA102 and carries:
- the ftsH3 gene encoding ATP-dependent zinc metalloprotease FtsH3; protein product: MNNKKWRNTGLYALLFIVVIALGTALFDKQPQSRETWRYSQFIQEVEKGRVERVSLSSDRSTALVTPKYDPNKKIVTLVNDPDLINTLTNKGVDIAVLPQADEGFWFKALSSLFFPVLLLVGLFFLLRRAQGGPGSQAMNFGKSKARVQMEPQTQVTFGDVAGIDQAKLELNEVVDFLKNADRFTAIGAKIPKGVLLVGPPGTGKTLLARAVAGEAGVPFFSISGSEFVEMFVGVGASRVRDLFEQAKTNAPCIVFIDEIDAVGRQRGAGLGGGNDEREQTLNQLLTEMDGFEGNTGIIIIAATNRPDVLDAALLRPGRFDRQVVVDRPDYAGRSEILRVHARGKTLSKDVDLDKIARRTPGFTGADLSNLLNEAAILAARRNLTEISMDEINDAIDRVLAGPEKKDRVMSEKRKTLVAYHEAGHALVGALMPDYDPVQKISIIPRGQAGGLTWFTPSEDRMDTGLYSRAYLENQMAVALGGRLAEEIIFGEEEVTTGASNDLQQVARVAKQMITRFGMSDRLGPVALGRQQGNMFLGRDIMSERDFSEETAAAIDEEVRKLVDTAYIRAKEVLVSNRKVLDEIAQMLIDKETVDAEELQQILGNNDVKMAAFA
- a CDS encoding DEAD/DEAH box helicase; protein product: MSFSNLGLSPEIVRAVTERGYDKPTPIQTQAIPVVLSGGDIMAGAQTGTGKTASFTLPLLHRLSANKGISSNSHGFPPIRALILTPTRELAAQVQESVRDYGKYLNLNSMVMFGGVSIGPQKQKLRTRVDILVSTPGRLLDHVQQGTVNLSRVEVLVLDEADRMLDMGFINDIRRILSLLPKQRQNLLFFATFSDKVKTLAVGLLNNPTMIEVARRNVTAATVSQKVYHVDRDRKRQLLSHLIRENKWYQVLVFSRTKHGADRLVKQLGEDRIQALAIHGNKSQGARTHALAKFKDGTLQVLVATDIAARGLDISELPHVINYDLPNVPEDYVHRIGRTGRAGAEGQAISLVCVDEHHLLADIEKLIEQRLPKEVVDGFGVNPEIKAEPIPNGRKAPSGGGGNQRTRRSAPKSASSKSPRQPSSRTAAGDKKPGSSSPTPRRSGKRR
- a CDS encoding molybdopterin molybdotransferase MoeA; its protein translation is MLSVKDAETIIFNHVQPLNQEHDLEVVDLLTAFHRILATPVISSLDFPHWDNSAMDGFAVRYEDVQNSTSENPTILEVVEEIPAGYQPQNTIQPGQAARIFTGAIIPKGADTVVMQEKTNLEKNWVSIFSAPQPQEFVRHQGDFYQAGKELLPAGIPLNAAEIAILAAAQLAEISVFRRLRVAIFSSGDELVTPEQTLKPGQIVDSNQYALVALVRELGAEVLMLGIVKDNQTALTETINYAINHADIVLSSGGVSVGDYDYIDNILASLGAEIHFRAVQMRPGKPLTFATFPNSLYFGLPGNPVSALVTFWRFVKPTIKKLSGINRGWESKFIKVKSHCELKSNGKMETYIWGNLKLNDGIYEFKQTSGNLNSGNLINLSQTNALAILPVGKTLISPGEETLVLRIG
- a CDS encoding acetate kinase, with protein sequence MKILILNAGSSSQKSCLYDMTSPIPNLAPQPLWEGKINWTENQNQAEITVKTATGAKLQATLADDSRQVQFTHLLSTLTNGETKVIDDLAAIDVVGHRVVHGGQDYQEAVIITEKIKQAIAHLCNLAPAHNPAALAGIETIENSLGNIPQVAVFDTGFHRTLPDAAAIYPIPYHLVEQGIRRYGFHGISHQYCANRAAEILGQDLQSLRIITCHLGNGCSLAAIKNGCSIDTTMGFTPLDGLMMGSRSGSIDPGILIYLLQQYNYSSHELDNVLNKASGLKGISGISSDLREVIAAKDQGNQRAQLAWDIYVHSLRAGIGAMLASLAGLDVLVFTAGVGENSPAIRQAACEAWGFLGLKIDLAKNQQQPIDIDIATSDSTVRILVIETQEDWSIAQQCWKLLQQ
- the petA gene encoding cytochrome f → MRNALTPARLTRTAKAMVNTLLIAIATVTFLFTSDIAVPQTAAAYPFWAQQTAPATPREATGRIVCANCHLAAKPTEVEIPQSVLPDTVFKAVVKIPYDTTVQQVGADGSKVGLNVGAVLMLPEGFKIAPEDRIPEEMKAEVGDMTFTPYNDTTDNVVIVGPLPGEEYQEIVFPILSPNPATDKNIHFGKYSVHVGGNRGRGQVYPTGEKSNNNLFNASAAGTISKIAQTEDEDGNVKNLISITTATGDVVTDTVPVGPELIVTQGQAVAIGDALTNNPNVGGFGQRDAEIVLQDSSRVTWLVAFICLVMMAQIMLVLKKKQVEKVQAAEMNF
- a CDS encoding exonuclease domain-containing protein; the encoded protein is MDFVILDTEGNPNLTELAIVNSQGVVIYEGFCDGNSHGFQNVLNLKSLKTLLTDFLTIVEDKKIICHYAEHDIDILKHSFRQVGLPWHNLEFDCTWILAKDCFPNLESYSLEYLSKYLNLRANNQYFLPNMAHTASYDATFTYHLYRKIMLEHLKKQPNPFTSSRVDTPFQHHPDYADTYHREFQILQTSLNNIKLDPNHQSKGVVVIGEPGTGKTHLMMRLANERLSSNRLLFVRQPNNAQSVLYHIYSRILESLVEKAGNLPQLYSLIINTFRKIVSLNDRDVTQKDIDILKALYDLEDNSISALSKENTQRKREYWQYIEKTINEWWMSNYAPGSFALSIIKGMVKYCSYTDYKYRNISTRWLAGNVLTDEESETVGLPNWGEEISKEAFSLEAISVLGKLSILDEPLIIIFDQLEGLGLPHNQEILLNFGEGIKEIFTHVPNSLIILNLFPDRWEKFQTIFDQSIIGRVAQYQVSLRQPTEAEVKSILKVKIQTVDITLEQLFLPEDLDDILGKKPIRAALNRAAKYYDHRVNGISLPDERKPIRELDGNEKIEQQLKFLQQQQQTSMEVLSQLIQAIQSPNAVDLSNLQNKLATYLSGETTIPVNPLIEYLNEHRIELEQKYHNPSIISDGDDVGKLKNIAEALTHIQSFKLSQYRLGKKVLPEHIVIEKGNQYHVIAFLEISGTPFTSRISNFNELVINNSQSQFYLIRDERQPGITAKVGKERIKQLENSANGNFMLFNKEDRILFDLIYDLIISIHNKDLDIDLESALTFVTTHQEWYHWIFTKFGFTLPKQ